Proteins co-encoded in one uncultured Draconibacterium sp. genomic window:
- the moaA gene encoding GTP 3',8-cyclase MoaA, which yields MYDRFNRHINYLRISVTDRCNFRCKYCMPAEGLPLKKHEDILSFQEITNIVKAGVKLGIKKLRITGGEPLVRKDLPELISMLSAIPEIEDIGMTTNGVLLPRYARALKAAGLKRVNISLDTMNPEKFKKITRIGKLDDVLHGIDAAIEAKLLPVKINFVRIPGENEVDEQEVREFCQKKGLKLRFIRQMDLRTGEFYAVDGGLGGICKICNRLRITADGFLVPCLHSGLRYSIRKLGIEEAYNQALQNKPEKGVGTESHNFSNIGG from the coding sequence ATGTACGACCGCTTTAACAGACATATTAACTACCTGCGTATTTCAGTAACCGACCGTTGCAATTTTCGGTGCAAGTACTGTATGCCTGCCGAAGGTTTGCCACTAAAAAAGCACGAGGATATTCTTTCATTTCAAGAAATTACCAACATCGTTAAAGCAGGAGTTAAGCTTGGGATTAAAAAACTTCGAATTACCGGTGGTGAACCTTTGGTACGCAAAGATCTTCCGGAGTTAATAAGTATGCTTTCTGCTATTCCTGAGATTGAGGATATTGGAATGACAACAAACGGTGTTCTCTTACCTCGATATGCCAGAGCTTTAAAGGCTGCCGGACTAAAACGGGTAAACATCAGCCTGGATACCATGAATCCCGAAAAGTTCAAAAAGATTACACGCATAGGAAAATTAGATGATGTGCTACATGGAATAGACGCAGCAATTGAAGCCAAACTTTTGCCTGTAAAAATAAACTTTGTTCGTATTCCCGGAGAAAATGAAGTTGATGAACAAGAAGTACGGGAGTTCTGTCAAAAGAAAGGACTGAAGCTACGTTTCATTCGACAGATGGATTTGCGCACTGGCGAGTTTTATGCTGTTGACGGAGGGTTAGGCGGCATTTGCAAGATTTGTAACCGCCTGCGTATAACTGCCGACGGGTTTCTCGTTCCCTGCTTGCATTCAGGGCTGCGTTACAGCATTCGCAAACTCGGTATCGAAGAAGCATACAACCAGGCATTGCAAAACAAACCGGAAAAGGGAGTAGGAACCGAATCACACAATTTCTCAAATATTGGAGGATAA
- a CDS encoding molybdopterin molybdotransferase MoeA: protein MNQFEEIQQLLGNLKPFSPTEKVLLENAFNRVLQEDVVADLNMPPFNKSAMDGYACRLEDINNELEVLEVINAGKIASVEIGRNQCVKIMTGAAVPPECDCVFMVEDAENLSGNMVRCTNSRTKKNICYLGEDYKKGDVLLKKGTLINVPQMAVLAGAGYAEVLVSKRPKVTIIATGSELVLPSETPKPGQIRNSNSSQVITQIKKVNLEVVAELMLVDDYELLTKSFKKALESSDFIVFTGGASVGDFDFIPEILKEQGFKIYWDHTGIKPGNPMTFSEKEGKFVFGLSGNPVSSFVQFELIAKPVIYKLLGANFAPLRVKAKMNFTYQRKKANRLAIIPVVINADGAISEIPFHGSAHINALAFANALLEVPLGVSSIQTDELAYVRPL, encoded by the coding sequence ATGAACCAGTTTGAAGAAATACAACAGCTGCTTGGCAACTTAAAACCGTTTTCCCCTACCGAAAAAGTTCTGCTTGAAAATGCTTTTAACAGGGTATTACAAGAGGATGTAGTTGCAGACTTAAACATGCCGCCTTTCAATAAATCAGCAATGGATGGTTATGCTTGCCGACTTGAAGATATTAACAACGAGTTGGAAGTTTTAGAAGTGATAAATGCCGGCAAAATAGCTTCTGTTGAAATTGGGAGAAACCAGTGTGTGAAAATTATGACCGGTGCTGCTGTTCCACCCGAATGCGATTGTGTTTTTATGGTTGAAGATGCTGAAAACCTTTCTGGAAATATGGTGCGCTGTACCAATTCTAGAACGAAAAAGAATATCTGTTATCTGGGTGAAGATTATAAAAAGGGTGATGTTCTGCTAAAAAAAGGTACGTTAATTAATGTCCCTCAAATGGCCGTGCTTGCCGGTGCAGGTTATGCTGAAGTTTTGGTATCGAAACGCCCAAAAGTAACCATAATCGCCACTGGAAGTGAATTGGTTCTCCCATCTGAAACGCCAAAACCCGGACAGATACGAAACAGTAATTCCAGCCAGGTAATCACCCAGATTAAGAAAGTGAACCTTGAAGTTGTGGCTGAACTCATGCTGGTTGACGATTACGAATTGCTCACCAAAAGTTTCAAAAAAGCGCTGGAATCAAGCGATTTTATCGTTTTCACCGGTGGTGCATCGGTTGGCGATTTCGATTTTATTCCGGAAATATTAAAAGAACAGGGCTTTAAAATATACTGGGATCACACAGGCATTAAACCGGGTAACCCAATGACTTTTTCAGAAAAGGAAGGCAAGTTTGTTTTTGGACTTTCCGGAAATCCCGTGTCGTCATTTGTGCAATTTGAGTTGATTGCCAAACCGGTGATCTACAAACTACTCGGAGCTAACTTCGCACCGTTGCGCGTAAAAGCTAAAATGAACTTTACATATCAGCGAAAAAAAGCCAATCGACTGGCGATTATTCCGGTCGTTATAAATGCTGACGGAGCAATTTCCGAAATTCCTTTTCATGGATCGGCGCATATAAATGCACTGGCCTTTGCAAATGCCCTGCTGGAAGTACCACTGGGAGTTTCAAGCATTCAGACTGATGAATTAGCCTATGTACGACCGCTTTAA
- the moaC gene encoding cyclic pyranopterin monophosphate synthase MoaC, with product MSQLSHINEEGKANMVDVGHKPQQVRTAKASGFIALQPETIRLINESLIKKGDVITIAEIAGIQAAKETSRLIPLCHPLQLTKVEVKAEVQGNGVWVKSLTKCIGQTGVEMEALTAVNVALLTIYDMCKAVDKNMVMGDVKLDFKEKI from the coding sequence ATGAGTCAATTATCACATATAAACGAAGAAGGAAAAGCCAACATGGTAGATGTGGGGCACAAACCACAACAGGTACGAACTGCCAAAGCCTCGGGTTTTATTGCTTTGCAGCCGGAGACCATTCGGCTGATAAACGAAAGCCTGATAAAAAAAGGTGATGTAATCACCATTGCTGAAATTGCCGGAATTCAGGCAGCAAAAGAAACATCAAGGTTGATTCCGCTTTGCCATCCACTGCAGCTAACCAAAGTGGAAGTTAAAGCAGAAGTTCAGGGAAATGGTGTTTGGGTAAAAAGTTTAACCAAATGCATTGGGCAAACCGGCGTTGAGATGGAGGCCTTAACAGCCGTGAACGTTGCGTTGCTAACCATTTACGACATGTGCAAAGCCGTTGATAAAAACATGGTAATGGGCGATGTAAAACTTGACTTTAAGGAGAAAATATAA
- the ccsA gene encoding cytochrome c biogenesis protein CcsA → MKKLSSFLFSMFFTGILVVIFAIAIGYATFIENDYGTTTAKILIYNSRWFEILLFILCINILGSVIKYKLIARKKWTILLFHISFIVIGVGAMITRYYGYEGNMHIRENSSSDFITSEASYVTVKVSDGTETIEESSEVKFSPYTTNRFSEKIHFKGKTIHISNQQFMPSAVENIVLDPNGEPIISLITVTNGSSRKDFTLRNDNTKTLNGLTLGFGNNTNTDIKLSLKDGNLYLSAIDTIQVSGMLSDNSELIAPRTAKLVDTQKAYTYKNLTFAVKQFLPNASVQLAYQKPTQEMSPPDAFKAAISTNDKSKELIVYGRTGEVGDFYTTSIDGMKVSVSYGSRIIKLPFAIQLNDFQLERYPGSMSPSSYTSEVVLKDGTTEMPFRIFMNNILKYKGYRFFQSSYDTDERGTILSVNHDSAGTSVTYFGYLIMAIGMVLTLFNRNSRFKTLLKTSAQLREKRKKLFAVLVTGVLLSISAQAQVLSPAPVNSDHAKSFESLLIQDRKGRVEPISTLASEILRKVAKKTSWEGMSPTEVFLDMQANPELWKNVAIIKIANPELRRTIGISGKYASFNSIVRPRKMGGYILSSAVQAAYNKESNSRNKFDKEIMNVDERVNILMAIFTGDFLTIFPVPNHDNHKWVSINEAKELPAQNADFARQTVSSYLQSVQKRDWATADQLLNNLKQNQETIGAKIIPSATRVKMEVLYNKLNIFGKLSKIFMFTGLILLMLQLLTLFNPNIKLSFLKNFAFYFILVLFLAETAGLVIRWYISGHAPWSNGYESMVFISWATALGGLIFAKRSEITLSLTSVLAGLTLMVAGMSWMSPEITNLVPVLKSYWLIVHVAVITASYGFLGISALLGFLNLILMIFRNKHNSERINHTIKELVNIIQVALIIGLLMVTLGSFLGGVWANESWGRYWGWDPKETWALVTVLVYTFISHMHRIPGMRGSFAMSVAAVLGISSVLMTYFGVNYYLSGLHSYAQGEAAPIPSGVYIAVAIVVLVIVSAYFSEKTNPIVEEEVVSED, encoded by the coding sequence ATGAAGAAGCTGAGCTCATTCCTTTTTTCCATGTTTTTTACCGGAATTTTGGTGGTAATTTTTGCTATTGCCATTGGTTACGCCACCTTTATAGAAAACGATTATGGCACCACTACAGCAAAAATTCTCATTTACAATTCCAGATGGTTCGAGATTTTGTTATTTATACTCTGCATCAACATCCTTGGGAGTGTAATTAAATACAAACTTATCGCACGGAAGAAATGGACAATCCTGCTTTTTCATATCTCCTTTATCGTTATTGGCGTAGGTGCGATGATTACACGTTATTACGGTTATGAGGGAAATATGCATATTCGCGAAAACAGCTCTTCTGATTTTATTACTTCCGAAGCATCGTATGTAACGGTTAAGGTAAGCGATGGTACTGAAACGATTGAAGAATCAAGCGAAGTAAAATTCTCGCCCTATACCACCAACCGCTTTTCAGAAAAAATACATTTCAAAGGAAAAACGATACATATTAGCAATCAACAGTTCATGCCATCGGCAGTAGAAAACATTGTTCTCGATCCAAATGGCGAACCAATTATTTCGCTGATTACTGTAACAAATGGTTCATCAAGAAAAGACTTTACACTTAGAAACGATAACACGAAAACACTAAATGGGTTAACACTGGGTTTTGGCAACAATACAAATACAGATATAAAACTGAGTTTGAAAGATGGCAACCTGTACCTTTCTGCCATCGACACTATTCAGGTTTCCGGAATGCTGTCCGATAATAGTGAGTTGATAGCTCCACGTACCGCAAAACTTGTGGACACACAAAAGGCCTATACGTATAAAAACCTCACATTTGCCGTTAAACAGTTTCTGCCAAATGCTTCGGTTCAACTGGCTTACCAAAAACCAACGCAGGAAATGAGCCCGCCGGATGCTTTTAAAGCTGCAATATCAACTAATGACAAAAGTAAGGAGTTGATCGTTTATGGCCGTACCGGCGAAGTTGGAGATTTTTACACCACATCCATCGATGGAATGAAGGTGTCGGTATCATACGGTTCTCGAATAATAAAACTACCTTTTGCCATTCAGCTTAACGATTTCCAACTCGAACGTTATCCGGGTTCTATGAGTCCTTCGTCGTATACCAGCGAAGTAGTTTTAAAAGACGGCACCACCGAAATGCCTTTCCGTATTTTCATGAACAACATCCTGAAATACAAAGGATATCGTTTTTTCCAATCATCATACGATACGGATGAGCGCGGCACCATCCTTTCCGTAAACCACGATTCAGCAGGAACATCGGTAACTTATTTTGGCTACCTGATTATGGCCATCGGAATGGTGCTGACTTTGTTTAATCGAAATAGTCGTTTTAAAACTCTGCTAAAAACATCGGCACAACTGCGCGAAAAACGTAAAAAGCTATTTGCTGTTTTAGTAACGGGTGTGTTGCTGAGTATTAGTGCACAGGCACAAGTTTTATCACCTGCACCAGTAAACAGCGACCACGCCAAGTCATTCGAAAGTTTACTCATACAAGACAGAAAAGGCCGTGTAGAGCCGATTTCTACGTTGGCATCCGAAATTCTTCGTAAAGTGGCTAAAAAAACCAGTTGGGAAGGAATGTCGCCAACTGAAGTTTTTCTTGATATGCAGGCAAATCCTGAACTATGGAAGAACGTTGCCATTATAAAAATTGCCAATCCCGAATTACGAAGAACAATTGGGATCAGTGGAAAATATGCTTCATTTAATTCAATCGTTCGGCCTCGCAAGATGGGAGGCTATATACTAAGCTCCGCAGTTCAGGCAGCTTATAATAAAGAAAGTAATAGCCGGAATAAGTTCGACAAGGAAATTATGAATGTTGACGAACGCGTTAATATTCTGATGGCCATTTTCACCGGCGATTTCCTCACTATTTTTCCCGTCCCCAATCATGACAATCATAAATGGGTATCGATTAACGAAGCAAAGGAACTTCCTGCCCAAAATGCAGATTTCGCAAGACAAACGGTTTCGTCTTATCTTCAATCGGTACAAAAACGCGATTGGGCAACAGCTGACCAATTGCTGAACAATCTGAAACAAAACCAGGAAACTATTGGAGCGAAGATCATTCCATCGGCAACAAGAGTAAAAATGGAAGTGCTCTATAATAAACTGAACATATTTGGGAAATTATCAAAAATTTTCATGTTTACTGGTTTAATTCTGTTGATGTTACAGTTGCTTACTCTGTTTAATCCGAATATTAAATTAAGCTTCCTGAAAAATTTTGCGTTCTACTTTATTCTGGTACTGTTTTTGGCCGAAACTGCGGGACTGGTAATTCGCTGGTACATATCAGGACATGCGCCATGGAGTAATGGTTACGAATCGATGGTGTTTATTAGTTGGGCAACTGCACTTGGAGGTTTGATTTTTGCCAAACGCTCGGAAATTACACTCTCATTAACATCAGTCTTAGCCGGTTTAACGCTTATGGTGGCAGGAATGAGCTGGATGAGCCCGGAAATAACCAACCTGGTACCCGTTTTAAAATCGTACTGGTTAATTGTTCACGTAGCGGTTATTACAGCCAGCTACGGATTTTTGGGAATTAGTGCATTGCTGGGCTTCCTGAATCTCATTTTAATGATTTTCAGAAATAAACACAATTCCGAAAGAATTAATCACACCATAAAAGAACTTGTTAATATCATTCAAGTTGCTTTGATCATTGGCTTATTAATGGTTACGCTCGGTTCATTTCTTGGTGGTGTTTGGGCCAACGAAAGCTGGGGCCGTTACTGGGGCTGGGACCCAAAAGAAACCTGGGCGTTGGTAACTGTTTTGGTATATACATTCATCTCTCACATGCACCGCATTCCCGGAATGCGTGGTAGTTTTGCAATGAGTGTGGCTGCTGTTTTGGGTATCAGCTCGGTACTGATGACTTACTTTGGAGTAAACTATTACCTCTCAGGTTTGCACTCGTATGCACAAGGCGAAGCGGCACCAATTCCTTCAGGCGTTTACATTGCGGTGGCAATTGTTGTCCTTGTTATTGTTTCAGCCTATTTTTCCGAAAAGACAAATCCGATTGTAGAGGAAGAAGTTGTTAGTGAAGACTAA
- a CDS encoding molybdenum cofactor synthesis domain-containing protein, translating to MEAQTCKIKSLNISEKKGTIKTPRKELNLDLDGIEGDAHAGKWHRQISLLAAESIKGFEGELGREIKYGEFAENITTEGIAVHKAMPFDRFRAGKVELEVTQIGKKCHGDNCEIFQLAGKCVMPKEGIFCRVIKPGALSENDTMEYIPKTFRIKVITLSDRAFHGIYKDKSGPMLEKLSKDWFASKTYLCETSRTVIPDEKELLEVELQTAVNDGYDIIYTTGSTGIGPRDIAPTIISNFIDLEIPGIMDHIRLKYGAEKPNALLSRSIAGVKNKTLVFSLPGSTKAVNEYLTEIHKILIHSFLMLHGIDGH from the coding sequence ATGGAAGCGCAAACCTGTAAAATAAAATCACTAAATATTTCGGAGAAAAAAGGTACGATTAAAACCCCACGTAAAGAACTAAACCTAGACCTTGATGGTATTGAAGGCGATGCTCACGCCGGGAAATGGCACCGCCAGATAAGTTTGCTGGCTGCTGAAAGTATTAAAGGTTTTGAAGGAGAATTAGGCCGTGAGATCAAATATGGTGAGTTTGCCGAGAACATTACAACCGAGGGAATTGCAGTTCATAAAGCCATGCCTTTTGATCGGTTCAGAGCAGGTAAGGTAGAATTGGAAGTTACACAGATAGGAAAAAAATGCCACGGCGATAACTGTGAGATTTTTCAGCTGGCAGGAAAATGTGTGATGCCTAAAGAAGGGATCTTCTGCCGGGTAATAAAACCGGGAGCACTTTCGGAAAATGATACGATGGAATACATCCCAAAAACATTCCGAATTAAGGTGATAACCTTGAGCGACCGTGCTTTCCATGGTATTTACAAAGACAAAAGCGGACCAATGCTAGAGAAACTGAGCAAAGATTGGTTCGCATCAAAAACATACCTGTGCGAAACATCACGCACCGTAATTCCTGATGAAAAAGAGTTGCTCGAAGTAGAACTACAAACGGCTGTCAACGATGGTTACGATATTATTTACACAACGGGCAGCACCGGAATCGGGCCTCGCGATATTGCTCCGACTATCATTTCCAATTTTATCGATTTGGAAATTCCGGGAATTATGGATCACATTCGATTGAAATATGGTGCTGAAAAACCCAATGCGCTGTTAAGCCGTTCTATCGCCGGAGTGAAAAACAAAACACTTGTATTCTCGCTGCCTGGCAGTACCAAAGCCGTAAACGAATACTTAACCGAGATTCATAAAATTCTGATACATTCGTTTCTGATGCTACACGGAATTGACGGGCATTAA